A window of Rhizobium acidisoli contains these coding sequences:
- the ybaL gene encoding YbaL family putative K(+) efflux transporter has product MPHDTPLISTIVGGLVLAFIFGAFAHRLRMPPLVGYLIAGVLVGPHTPGYVADQSLAPELAEIGVILLMFGVGLHFSLKDLLSVRGIAVPGAIAQIAFATLLGWGLGAFLGWPTGGSLVFGLALSVASTVVLLKALQERRLVETERGRIAVGWLIVEDLAMVLALVLIPAAASIGGEGHAPVEPLSAGLNRLFGLDLGIGGMIAMTLVKVALFVALMLVFGRKLIPWTMHRIAHTGSRELFRLGVLAIALGVAFGAAKLFGVSLALGAFFAGMVLAESELSHRAAQESLPLRDAFAVLFFVSVGMLFDPNILIDRPLPILATIFIIVIGKSVAALLIVLAFKKPLGTALTISASLGQIGEFSFILAALGVELGLLPEEGRDLILAGAIISIILNPLLFFLCDRMRPMLEGAKREEAVVESAPSPDAAAAHEEVPPEDDEVHPTALRGHAILVGYGRVGSIVGQNLKSSATPFLVIEDSDKRIGELRAQGVETLMGNAVMRETLDLANLSGARSIAIAIPNAFEACRIAEQARSVNPSILIVARAHSDAEVDELKHYGADTVIMGEREIALGMVDRLAQVHHDSVPYEDGHGPDTIMTADEPPPPKE; this is encoded by the coding sequence ATGCCGCACGATACGCCCTTGATTTCGACAATCGTCGGCGGCCTCGTGCTGGCTTTCATCTTCGGCGCGTTTGCCCATCGGCTGCGCATGCCGCCGCTGGTGGGCTATCTGATTGCCGGCGTTCTGGTGGGGCCGCATACGCCGGGTTATGTGGCGGACCAGAGCCTGGCGCCGGAACTTGCCGAAATCGGCGTCATCCTGCTGATGTTCGGCGTCGGGCTGCATTTCTCGCTCAAGGACCTGCTGTCGGTGCGCGGCATCGCCGTGCCGGGCGCAATCGCCCAGATCGCCTTTGCGACACTGCTCGGCTGGGGGCTCGGCGCCTTCCTGGGCTGGCCGACCGGCGGCAGCCTGGTCTTCGGCCTGGCGCTTTCGGTCGCTTCCACAGTGGTGCTGTTGAAAGCGCTGCAGGAGAGGCGCCTGGTCGAGACGGAGCGCGGCAGGATCGCCGTCGGCTGGCTGATCGTCGAGGATCTCGCCATGGTGCTGGCGCTGGTGCTGATCCCGGCCGCAGCCAGCATCGGCGGTGAGGGTCACGCGCCGGTCGAGCCGCTCTCGGCCGGGCTGAACCGCCTGTTCGGGCTCGATCTCGGCATCGGCGGCATGATCGCCATGACGCTGGTGAAGGTGGCGCTGTTCGTGGCGCTGATGCTGGTCTTCGGCCGCAAGCTCATTCCCTGGACGATGCACCGCATCGCCCATACCGGGTCGCGCGAACTCTTCCGGCTCGGCGTGCTGGCGATCGCGCTCGGCGTCGCTTTCGGCGCGGCCAAGCTTTTCGGCGTGTCGCTGGCGCTCGGCGCCTTCTTTGCCGGCATGGTGCTTGCCGAAAGCGAGCTCAGCCATCGCGCCGCCCAGGAAAGCCTGCCGTTGCGCGACGCCTTCGCCGTGCTCTTCTTCGTCTCGGTCGGCATGTTGTTCGATCCGAACATCCTGATCGACAGACCGCTGCCGATCCTCGCCACCATCTTCATCATCGTCATCGGCAAATCGGTCGCCGCCCTGCTGATCGTGCTCGCCTTCAAGAAGCCGCTCGGCACGGCGCTGACGATTTCGGCGAGCCTCGGCCAGATCGGCGAATTCTCCTTCATCCTCGCCGCCCTCGGCGTCGAACTCGGGCTGCTGCCGGAGGAAGGCCGCGACCTGATCCTGGCCGGCGCCATCATCTCGATCATCCTCAATCCGCTGCTGTTCTTCCTCTGCGACCGCATGCGGCCGATGCTAGAAGGCGCAAAACGAGAGGAAGCCGTGGTGGAATCCGCCCCCTCCCCGGATGCGGCGGCCGCTCATGAAGAGGTGCCGCCCGAAGACGACGAGGTACACCCGACGGCTCTCCGCGGCCACGCCATTCTCGTCGGCTACGGGCGGGTCGGCAGCATCGTCGGACAGAATCTCAAATCGTCAGCCACACCTTTTCTCGTCATCGAGGATTCCGACAAGCGCATCGGCGAACTGAGGGCGCAAGGGGTCGAAACCCTGATGGGCAACGCGGTGATGCGGGAAACGCTCGACCTCGCCAATCTTTCCGGCGCCCGCAGCATTGCCATCGCCATCCCGAATGCCTTCGAGGCCTGCCGCATCGCCGAGCAGGCGCGCAGCGTCAACCCGTCGATCCTCATCGTCGCCCGCGCTCATTCCGAT
- a CDS encoding helix-turn-helix transcriptional regulator has product MTYMVYIDQYGQVVIMGQGARETILTPALCRAARGLLDWTQTDLAERAAVSRSTIRDYEGRHHDIHRATEAQLRLAFEEGGVRFVEIEGAGTGLCLPAA; this is encoded by the coding sequence GTGACATATATGGTTTATATCGACCAATATGGGCAAGTTGTAATCATGGGTCAAGGCGCAAGGGAAACAATTCTTACCCCGGCTCTCTGCCGGGCGGCGCGCGGCCTGCTCGACTGGACCCAGACCGATCTTGCCGAAAGGGCTGCCGTTTCCCGCAGCACCATCCGCGATTATGAGGGGCGCCACCACGACATCCACCGCGCGACGGAGGCACAGCTGCGCCTCGCCTTCGAGGAAGGCGGCGTCAGATTCGTCGAGATCGAAGGGGCCGGCACCGGCCTCTGCCTGCCCGCGGCATAA